Proteins encoded together in one Candidatus Lariskella endosymbiont of Epinotia ramella window:
- the lspA gene encoding signal peptidase II produces the protein MILIDQFSKQSVIEYFHKNGELENELHEDHIVVTLDCLSIFKSGNLKHEFDGIITESSSESDSNNICDNISEMHLIYRPIVITSFFNLSYVWNHGITFGMFNTHDRSQLFIICVSVVIILYFLYLVRYLIYENIGVMLGCGMIIGGAIANIIDRIKFGAVFDFLDFHVVGYHYPSFNIADAAIVIGVALVCFILCKSKKI, from the coding sequence GTGATTTTAATAGATCAATTCTCTAAGCAAAGTGTTATTGAATATTTTCATAAAAATGGTGAGTTGGAGAATGAACTCCACGAAGATCATATAGTAGTGACACTTGATTGTTTAAGTATATTTAAATCTGGTAATTTAAAGCATGAATTTGACGGTATAATTACAGAATCAAGTTCAGAGTCAGACTCGAACAATATATGTGATAATATATCTGAAATGCATTTGATATATAGGCCAATTGTCATTACAAGCTTTTTCAATTTGTCATATGTGTGGAATCATGGAATTACATTTGGGATGTTTAATACGCATGATAGAAGTCAGTTGTTTATAATATGTGTTTCTGTAGTTATAATATTGTATTTCCTTTATTTAGTTAGATATTTAATTTATGAGAATATAGGTGTGATGCTTGGATGTGGGATGATAATAGGTGGTGCAATTGCAAATATCATTGATAGGATAAAATTTGGAGCTGTATTTGATTTTCTAGATTTTCATGTTGTTGGTTATCATTATCCTTCATTTAACATTGCAGATGCAGCAATAGTAATTGGTGTAGCTTTAGTCTGCTTTATTTTATGTAAATCAAAAAAGATTTAG
- a CDS encoding IS630 family transposase, with protein MPSSYSEDFRKKVITYVERGNSCESASIKFEIASNTVRNWYKRYTLEGSYSSRKVGGKKGRINAEEVAIYVNSKADFILSEMGAHFGMSASGALYWLRKLGYSYKKNYTYVEASEEKRKSYQEVIKRMRPQSLVYIDESGIDMNICQDRGWCKKGEKLVCKKSGKYYERTNIISGLVNNRPIAPGIFNGSCNTKLFEAWVEEFLIKELKPGQVVVMDNATFHRSQKTKDLIESVGCRVIFLPPYSPDLNPIEKFWANMKRWIKLKTNTVDKLYNALVQFFNT; from the coding sequence ATGCCATCCTCATACAGCGAAGATTTTCGGAAAAAAGTAATCACATATGTAGAAAGAGGTAATAGCTGCGAAAGCGCCTCGATAAAATTTGAAATAGCATCAAACACGGTAAGGAATTGGTATAAAAGATATACTTTAGAAGGAAGCTATTCGTCAAGAAAGGTAGGTGGTAAAAAAGGAAGAATAAATGCGGAAGAAGTTGCAATATACGTAAATAGCAAGGCTGATTTTATTTTATCCGAAATGGGAGCACATTTTGGTATGAGTGCATCAGGTGCGTTATATTGGCTTCGTAAGCTAGGCTACAGTTATAAAAAAAACTACACGTATGTGGAAGCAAGTGAAGAAAAGCGCAAGTCCTACCAAGAAGTCATAAAAAGGATGCGTCCTCAAAGTCTTGTATATATAGATGAAAGTGGCATTGATATGAATATTTGCCAAGACAGAGGATGGTGCAAGAAAGGAGAAAAGCTTGTTTGTAAGAAGAGTGGTAAATATTACGAAAGAACTAATATTATATCTGGATTGGTCAATAATAGACCGATAGCGCCTGGAATATTTAATGGCTCTTGTAATACAAAATTATTTGAAGCTTGGGTTGAAGAGTTTTTGATAAAAGAACTAAAACCTGGACAAGTTGTAGTAATGGATAACGCTACATTCCATCGTTCACAAAAAACTAAGGATCTAATTGAATCTGTTGGTTGCAGAGTAATTTTTCTGCCACCTTACTCTCCTGATTTGAATCCTATAGAGAAATTTTGGGCTAATATGAAACGATGGATCAAACTTAAAACTAACACAGTGGATAAATTATATAATGCTTTGGTTCAATTCTTTAATACGTAA
- a CDS encoding transposase, producing MKKDITELYCFVDDFCKIYSAHEKSKLLPSFAQRNRLCSMSLSEMLTIVIMYHTSHSKNFKYFYKTYVEYLHKNDFPKAVSYNRFIALMTRLFMPLNILLHLLFGEKTGVYFMDSTPIKVCHAKRQSSNKVFKGIAKYSKSTMGYFYGFKLHLIINRPLA from the coding sequence ATGAAGAAAGATATAACAGAATTATATTGTTTTGTAGATGATTTTTGCAAAATTTATTCTGCGCATGAGAAGAGCAAGTTATTGCCGTCTTTTGCTCAGAGGAATCGTTTATGCTCAATGAGCCTTAGTGAAATGCTGACAATTGTGATAATGTATCACACATCGCATTCAAAGAATTTTAAGTATTTTTATAAAACATATGTGGAATATCTTCATAAGAATGATTTCCCAAAAGCTGTAAGCTATAATCGCTTTATTGCGCTGATGACAAGACTTTTTATGCCATTAAATATACTCCTGCACTTATTATTCGGCGAGAAAACAGGTGTGTATTTTATGGATTCTACGCCGATTAAAGTTTGTCACGCAAAAAGACAATCTAGTAATAAAGTTTTTAAAGGCATCGCCAAATATAGCAAGTCCACCATGGGTTATTTTTATGGATTTAAATTACATTTAATTATCAATAGACCTCTTGCATAA
- a CDS encoding IS5 family transposase (programmed frameshift) has translation MKFENIKDEYAEEFRRLTGIKRGTFEVILSILKEAEAILKSQGGKPNKLALEDRLLMTLEYLREYRTYFHISRSYGISESACYRNIRWIEDTLIKDKRFSLPGRKALLKSDSEYELVLIDATETPIERPKKKQKHFYSGKKRRHTLKTQLIVDKRKKEIICTNFSNGKRHDFRLFKESGVHIHPEIKVLTDTGYQGIDKLHYNSELPKKKTKKRPLSRKDKKKNRQLSSERVLNENVIGMIKRFKIIADRYRNRRKRFGLRFNLLAGIYNFEL, from the exons ATGAAGTTTGAAAACATCAAAGATGAATACGCAGAAGAGTTTCGCAGGCTTACTGGCATTAAACGAGGAACGTTTGAAGTTATACTAAGTATATTAAAAGAAGCTGAAGCTATTTTAAAGTCTCAAGGTGGAAAACCCAATAAATTGGCTTTAGAAGATCGATTACTCATGACGCTTGAGTACTTGCGTGAATACAGGACATATTTTCATATTTCCCGCAGTTATGGAATAAGTGAAAGTGCCTGTTATCGTAATATACGTTGGATTGAAGATACTCTAATTAAAGATAAACGATTTTCACTACCTGGACGTAAAGCATTACTAAAAAGCGATTCTGAATACGAACTTGTGTTAATTGATGCTACTGAAACACCGATAGAACGACCTA AAAAAAAACAGAAGCACTTTTATTCGGGAAAAAAGAGGCGACATACTCTAAAAACTCAGCTTATTGTGGATAAAAGGAAAAAAGAAATCATTTGCACTAATTTTTCTAATGGCAAGCGTCATGATTTCAGGTTATTTAAAGAATCCGGAGTTCACATCCACCCTGAGATTAAAGTTCTTACAGATACTGGTTATCAAGGCATTGATAAGTTGCATTATAATTCAGAGTTACCAAAGAAAAAGACAAAAAAGCGACCACTAAGCAGGAAAGATAAAAAGAAAAATCGTCAATTGTCTAGTGAACGTGTTTTAAATGAAAACGTCATAGGCATGATCAAACGATTTAAAATTATCGCTGATCGTTATAGGAACAGAAGAAAACGATTCGGTTTAAGGTTTAATTTACTTGCTGGTATCTATAACTTTGAGCTTTAA